One Alnus glutinosa chromosome 3, dhAlnGlut1.1, whole genome shotgun sequence genomic region harbors:
- the LOC133862510 gene encoding heat shock cognate 70 kDa protein-like, producing the protein MAGEGEGPAIGIDLGTTYSCVAVWQHDRVEVIVNDQGNRTTPSYVAFTDKERLVGEAAKNQVARNPTNSIFDAKRLIGRRFSDSLIQNDIKLWPFKVIEGPTDKPMIVVTHKGEEKHFAAEEISSMVLKKMREIAEAYLCTTVKNAVITVPAYFNDLQRKATKDAGNIAGLNVMRIINEPTAASIGYGLDKVGIGKRNVLIFDLGGGTTDISLLTIDDGTFEVKAVAGDTHLGGEDFDNKMVKHFVEIFKRHKKEDISGNARALRRLRTACERAKRILSSAIETTIEVDSLYNGIDFSSSITRAKFAELNMELFRKSVELVEKCLTDAKMDKGGVHDVVLTGGSSRIPKVQQLLQDFFDGKQLNKSINPDEAVAYGAAVQAANLAGMGNEKVQHIVLLDVTPLSLGVRVLGGEMSVVIPRNTTIPTKMEHNYTTVCDNQTSILFSVYEGERVRVVDNNWLGEFELSPIPSAPEGVPQVKVCFEIDANGILNVSAVEQTTGVSCKITITNYKASLSTEEIHRMVLDAKKYEVEDDEHRKKAKAKEALENYTYKMRSIVSDKEIGDKFDATGKEKIEAAIKHVILWLDGIQHAKADEFEDKLIGLELICNPIIAKTSRRQ; encoded by the exons ATGGCCGGCGAAGGAGAGGGCCCAGCGATAGGAATCGATTTGGGGACGACGTACTCGTGCGTGGCAGTGTGGCAGCATGATCGAGTAGAGGTCATAGTGAACGATCAGGGCAACAGGACGACGCCGTCTTATGTTGCCTTCACTGACAAAGAGCGTTTGGTCGGTGAGGCAGCCAAGAACCAGGTGGCCAGGAATCCCACAAACTCCATCTTTG atGCAAAACGGTTGATTGGTAGGAGATTTAGTGATTCCTTAATTCAGAACGATATCAAGCTCTGGCCATTCAAGGTCATTGAAGGTCCTACCGACAAGCCTATGATTGTTGTCACTCATAAGGGCGAAGAGAAGCATTTTGCTGCCGAGGAAATCTCATCAATGGTTCTAAAAAAGATGCGTGAGATTGCTGAGGCCTACTTATGCACAACTGTGAAGAATGCTGTAATCACTGTCCCGGCCTACTTCAATGACTTACAGCGTAAGGCTACAAAGGATGCTGGAAACATTGCAGGACTCAATGTCATGCGAATAATCAATGAACCAACAGCCGCATCCATTGGTTATGGTCTTGACAAAGTAGGCATTGGTAAGAgaaatgttttgatttttgatttggGTGGTGGTACTACAGATATCTCACTACTTACCATCGACGATGGTACTTTTGAAGTGAAGGCCGTTGCTGGAGATACTCACCTTGGAGGTGAGGACTTTGACAACAAAATGGTAAAGCACTTCGTTGAAATATTTAAAAGGCATAAGAAGGAGGACATTAGTGGAAATGCCAGAGCTCTTAGGAGGTTGAGAACTGCTTGTGAGAGAGCAAAGAGGATTCTTTCTTCTGCAATTGAGACTACAATTGAAGTTGATTCTTTATATAATGGTATTGATTTCTCCTCAAGCATTACCCGTGCCAAATTTGCGGAACTCAATATGGAATTGTTCAGGAAGTCTGTTGAGCTTGTGGAGAAGTGTTTGACTGATGCTAAGATGGATAAGGGGGGAGTCCATGATGTCGTTCTTACCGGTGGTTCTTCCAGAATTCCCAAGGTGCAGCAACTTTTGCAAGACTTCTTTGATGGAAAGCAACTTAATAAGAGCATCAACCCAGATGAAGCTGTAGCTTATGGAGCTGCTGTTCAAGCTGCAAACTTGGCTGGTATGGGCAATGAGAAAGTTCAACACATTGTGCTCTTGGATGTCACCCCTCTATCTCTTGGAGTGAGGGTACTTGGAGGTGAGATGTCCGTTGTGATTCCGAGGAATACCACCATTCCCACCAAGATGGAGCATAACTACACTACCGTTTGTGACAACCAAACTTCTATTTTGTTCTCTGTTTATGAGGGTGAGAGAGTAAGAGTTGTAGATAACAACTGGCTAGGAGAATTTGAGCTTTCCCCCATTCCTTCAGCACCCGAGGGTGTCCCTCAGGTTAAAGTATGCTTTGAGATTGATGCTAATGGTATCCTGAATGTTTCTGCTGTAGAGCAGACTACTGGTGTAAGTTGTAAGATCACAATTACAAATTATAAGGCTTCGCTATCCACCGAAGAGATTCATAGGATGGTCTTGGACGCAAAGAAATACGAAGTTGAAGATGATGAGCACAGGAAGAAGGCTAAGGCTAAGGAAGCTTTGGAGAACTATACGTACAAAATGAGGAGCATTGTCAGTGATAAGGAGATTGGTGACAAGTTTGACGCTACTGGTAAGGAGAAGATTGAAGCTGCGATTAAGCACGTGATTCTCTGGTTAGATGGTATCCAGCATGCAAAGGCAGATGAGTTTGAGGACAAGTTGATTGGACTCGAGTTAATCTGCAATCCCATCATTGCAAAGACATCTAGACGACAATAA